The following coding sequences are from one Melopsittacus undulatus isolate bMelUnd1 chromosome 14, bMelUnd1.mat.Z, whole genome shotgun sequence window:
- the TINAGL1 gene encoding tubulointerstitial nephritis antigen-like has translation MRALLCLWLLAEASGAARVRTRRELAPGLYEHGVYDAGGSYCQRGDVCCHGRDDACTVPYHDTLCYCDLFCNRTVSDCCPDFWEYCLGIPPPFPKASGCARAGRSYPTGATYRENCNLCTCSPGGQWQCEDHACLMDGELIDAVNRGSYGWRATNYSQFWGMTLEDGIRHRLGTFRPSPTVMNMNEMQMNMDSNEVLPRHFDAAAKWPGMIHEPLDQGNCAGSWAFSTAAVASDRISIHSMGHMTPALSPQNLLSCDTRNQQGCSGGRLDGAWWYLRRRGVVTDECYPFTSQQSLPAAQPCMMHSRSTGRGKRQATARCPNPQTHANDIYQSTPAYRLSSSEKEIMKELLENGPVQAILEVHEDFFMYKSGIYRHTPVAEGKGPKHQRHGTHSVKITGWGEEQLPDGQTQKYWTAANSWGTAWGENGHFRIARGVNECEVETFVVGVWGRVSMEDMPHK, from the exons CTACTGCCAGCGGGGGGACGTGTGCTGCCATGGCCGCGACGACGCCTGCACTGTGCCCTACCATGACACCCTCTGCTACTGCGACCTCTTCTGCAACAGAACAGTGTCCGACTGCTGCCCCGACTTCTGGGAGTACTGCCTGGGCATCCCGCCCCCCTTCCCCAAAGCTTCAG GCTGTGCCCGAGCTGGCCGCAGTTATCCCACCGGAGCCACGTACCGGGAGAACTGCAACCTGTG cacctgcagcccCGGTGGGCAGTGGCAGTGTGAGGACCACGCATGCCTGATGGATGGAGAGCTGATTGACGCCGTCAACAGGGGCAGTTATGG CTGGAGAGCCACCAACTACAGCCAGTTCTGGGGCATGACCCTGGAGGACGGGATCCGGCACCGCTTGGGCACCTTCCGACCCTCTCCCACCGTCATGAACATGAATGAGATGCAG ATGAACATGGACTCCAACGAGGTCCTGCCTCGTCACTTCGATGCAGCTGCAAAGTGGCCTGGGATGATCCATGAGCCCCTGGACCAGGGGAACTGCGCCGGTTCCTGGGCCTTCTCCACGGCAG CCGTCGCCTCGGACCGCATCTCCATCCACTCCATGGGACACATGACACCTGCCCTGTCACCCCAAAACCTCCTGTCCTGCGACACCCGCAaccagcagggctgcagtggggggCGGCTGGATGGCGCCTGGTGGTACCTGCGCAGGCGAGG GGTGGTGACGGATGAGTGCTACCCCTTCACCAGCCAGCAGAGCCTCCCGGCCGCACAGCCCTGCATGATGCACAGCCGCTCCACGGGCCGGGGCAAGCGCCAGGCGACCGCTCGCTGCCCCAACCCACAGACCCATGCCAATGACATCTACCAGTCCACCCCTGCCTACCGCCTGTCCTCCAGT GAGAAGGAGATCatgaaggagctgctggagaatgGTCCTGTGCAAG CCATCCTGGAGGTGCACGAGGACTTCTTCATGTACAAGAGTGGGATCTATCGGCACACGCCGGTGGCCGAGGGGAAGGGGCCGAAGCACCAGAGGCATGGGACCCACTCCGTTAAAATCACTGG gTGGGGAGAAGAGCAACTTCCTGATGGCCAGACCCAGAAATACTGG ACCGCAGCCAACTCCTGGGGCACAGCATGGGGAGAGAACGGCCACTTCCGCATCGCCCGTGGTGTCAATGAGTGCGAGGTGGAGACCTTCGTGGTGGGGGTGTGGGGCCGGGTCAGCATGGAGGACATGCCCCACAAGTGA
- the PEF1 gene encoding peflin yields MAAYPGQGFPGAGPAPGAPFGSGPPPAPGAPYGPAPPGAPYGPPGCGPQPGPYGGAAPGGNAPPGVDPEALSWFQAVDADHSGYISVKELKQALVNSNWSTFNDETCLLMINMFDRTRSGRIDVYGFSALLRFIQQWRNLFQQYDRDQSGSISFNELQQAFSQMGYNLSPQFSQLLLARYAQRSPSPSIQLDRFIHICMQLQSTTDAFREKDTGLVGNVRLSYEDFLTMVVTRML; encoded by the exons ATGGCGGCGTACCCGGGGCAG GGCTTCCCCGGTGCAGGACCGGCCCCCGGGGCTCCGTTCGGCAgcggcccccccccggcccccggGGCTCCGTACGGACCGGCCCCGCCGGGAGCACCTTACGGACCGCCTGGCTGCGGGCCCCAGCCCGGGCCCTACGGAGGAGCGGCTCCCGGCG GGAACGCTCCCCCGGGTGTGGATCCGGAGGCCTTGTCCTGGTTCCAGGCGGTGGATGCCGATCACAGCGGGTACATCTCTGTGAAGGAGCTGAAGCAGGCGCTGGTCAACTCCAACTGGTCGACGTTCAACGatgagacctgcctgctgatgataA ACATGTTCGACAGGACCAGGTCAGGACGCATTGATGTGTATGGCTTCTCAGCCCTGCTGCGCTTCATCCAGCAGTGGAGGAACCTTTTCCAGCAGTACGACAGGGACCAGTCGGGCTCCATCAGCTTCAATGAGCTCCAGCAAG CTTTCTCCCAGATGGGCTATAACCTGAGCCCGCAGTtcagccagctgctgctggcccgCTATGCCCAGCGGTCGCCCAGCCCCAGCATCCAGCTGGACCGCTTCATCCACATCTGCATGCAGCTCCAGAGCACGACCGATGCCTTCCGCGAGAAGGACACGGGGCTGGTGGGCAACGTGCGCCTGAGCTACGAGGACTTCCTCACCATGGTCGTGACTCGCATGCTGTGA